Genomic segment of Arvicola amphibius chromosome 7, mArvAmp1.2, whole genome shotgun sequence:
TTCTGATCATGAAGTTCAGGAAACAGAGTAAAGAAAACGCAACAGTCAATGGTCACTCCCCAACCAAACTGTAGGCATGTTCTACATTTCCTCAAATAGTTGTGTTTAGTGCTGTATAGCTTTACTTTTTGCAAGTTAAAAAGAGAATGTAATTGAAGAAATCTTTGAAAATCTAGAGGATTCCTATAACTGTTGATGTTTGTTACGTTGAGTAAAGGAACAATAAACTAAACTTTTCCTTCATTAGCCAAAATACATTTTAGACTCAGATAAAAGTTTActgaaataaaacttattttaagcaaaagagaaagcagtctagacaaaaaaatcacaattagATAAACTAAAATATCAGCTAAAAATCACTGAGTTTagtaagacaaagaaaatatcataaattcagttttcttaaagTAAAACTCATTAAGGAAAAATGCTGAGGACTATTATTAAAccaataactattttaaaaatatattaatccAAAATGTCATTGTGAAGTTTCTCAGAACAAACTTacattgtctttattttgctttattttctgtgtttattagCCATATATCTGCAAGAAATATTTTGGCACCCTTTGTTAGGTGTGACAATTTTCCAGATGTTTCTAGATTATATCTCCAATTGAGATAAGTTTGTAGGTAGATCTACTTCATTACAAAAATGTGAGTCCTCTGGTAGAAAACAAACCATCATTTAATTTGTAGCATCAACGAAGCATAGAAAGTCAATGCTAATTTGCAatatttgtcttgttttaaatACTGGAAAGAATTTGAGCCCCTACTTATCATTCTTTAATTTATCATAAATGTCAGGGAAATGTCTTTCAGGTAATTGTTACAACAATTGTGAAAAATCATATTAATGAATGTTCagttaaaatgacattttctatCATATTTATTTGACATGTTCTCTAAATTTTCTTAGTGAAAACTCTTGTGCTCTAGCATATTATATATTCTGAACACTTGTACATTAAAAGTTTCCAATAAGCATGAATTTCTCAATTACTAAATATGTTACAAATCAAcaaatgatattatttatttgattttatatattgaaatcAAATTAATGCATTTTTGTAACTCTTGTGAATTAAAAGTGAGATCTATAGGTCATCAAATGGGTAATAGGAATataaattctttcttaaaatagatCTGTCTCCTTGACTTCagggattaaaaaacaaaagaaagtagtTCAAACATTGAGAGAAATGTCTGACATTGGCTAATCCACACTGAAGAATGAATATTACAAAAAGTCTGAGAAGGGCTATTTACTGTCTCAAACTTTAATATTGTATAAGATGGAACAAAGTTAATTGAAGGAAATTCATCTCATTAATAATagtattatttttcataatatatGAAAAGTCTCCAGTCTTATTTTCCTCTATTATTCACTTTATATTAATTAGATGTTATTGTATATGCTTACTTGtaaatatgaaatatgtatatatgcacattatATTTAAGGCACCCatattgtattttactttttaacttaTGTGATAGAGAACAATTTTTAGATGTCCTAACCTACATGATTAATGTTGATAaaacttttgtttgcttgcttttttttactCATCCACAGTACTTATTAACCCCTGGGAGGTGAAGTTCATCTTTCTCATTCTGGAAATTCAGAATATTCTGTTACCCATAACCCGTCAACTGAACtctccacaggagaaaaaaaattaaagacctgaTTCTGTGTCTTCCAAAGAGTATGGCACTTTCTCTACATCTTCTTTCATATGACACATAGTGATAATTTCAATTCCTTGTTGAGAGTcaagttaatgtttttaaaagttaactttaCACTCagctaattttaatttaatttggatTATTATAGCTGATGATGAATATTTTGACATTCTTTAAAGATGTGAATAGGATGATTTCATGATTATAAACTGTGCTCTCTGGTCATCTATTTTTTCCCTCTGGTTCTTTGCAGATCCCCCATAAAGGAATCATATCAATGGCTGACAGAAATTTGAGTGTGACAACTGAATTTATCCTCCTAGGACTAACGGACGATCCTGCGCTGAATACTGTACTCTCTGTGCTGTTCTTCTTACTCTATGGCATTACTGTTGTAGGCAACTTGTGGGTTATCTTAATAATTTTAGCTACTGCCCAGCTTCATTCCCCCAAGTACTTTTTCCTTAGCCACTTGGCTTTCTTAGATTTCTGCTATTCGTCGGTCTTTCTTCCCAAAATGCTGATAAACTACTTGTTAGGTCAAAAAACAATTTCATACCATGGCTGCCTCCTACAGTATTCCTTTGTCAACCTATTTCTGACTGCAGAATGCTTCCTCTTGGCTGCAATGGCCTATGATAGGTACCTTGCCATCTGCAGTCCGCTTCAGTACAGAGGTCTCATGACCCCCACGTTTTGCATCTATCTGGTGTCTGCCTCTTACCTGCTAGGCTGTGCCAACTCACTCACCCACTTGACGAGCCTTCTCAAGCTAACTTTCTGTGGGCCCAATGCCATTGATCACTATTTCTGTGATATTCCATTGCTCTttcagctctcctgctctgatACCCGCCACAGTGAGATTTTATTCATTGTTCTTTCTGGGGCTACATCTGTAATTACATTTTTGATAGTAATTAGCTCCTACCTAGGGATTCTTATTACTGTCTTGAAAATACATTCTGCCAGGGGAAGTTATAAGGCTTTATCTACGTGTGCCTCCCACCTAACAGTAGTAACGCTCTTCTATGGAACAGTAATATCTACTTACATGGGAACCAGCTCAGGCTTCCCACGGGATATAGAAAAAATCATCTCTGTGTTTTATACACTTTTGCTGCCAGTACTGAATCTCTTGATATATAGCATGAGAAACAGAGAAGCCAAAGAAgccatgagaagaatgattaaaAGAAAAGTGTTTTCTCAGTGATGTGGATTTCCAGACAGATGTTTAAAACACACTTCTTGATTCTATAGACTAAGATGTCATTAAGTTCCCACAGGGTTTCAAGTAGGGACAAGTAAGTAATTTTGAAGGCAGTTTTTTCAAATACCCATTAATGATggtcttttaatatttaataatttaatatttaatgtttttattagcacTGATTGGTCATCATGTTTTTCTTATTCCATATGTACATGGCACACATATGCCATATGCATGATTATTATATACATTACCCtactgtatataatatacaatataacaaGGTTGCCTTTTCCTCATAACACAGGGACCATTCTTTCCCAGGTAGCCCCTTGTGATCACGAGTTCGTTGGAGACATATGTGAGTAGCTCCAGGAACTGCACCGAGGTTACTGATGGGCCATACATGAAGATGTATTTCTGCATTAATTTCAAACTCATAAAAGATCCACTTTGGTATAACTACACACAAACTCTATACCTAGTTTAATGGTGGAAGGCGtatttgtatgagaaaaaaatgccatttaaaaaatggCACTAAAAGCTGATTGGATGTTTCTAATGTGTTTGTTTCATTCAAGACATGAGCTTGTCTTCCTTGTTCTCTAGCAACAGTAAAACCCCACATGGAAAGGTCTCATGGTGGTTTCTCTCCTTCATTAAGTGAAAATGCCACAAAGAATGGATTAGCACCATTCCTGTTTTCACAAATTAGGCATTTAATATAGATAAGAACAgtcaaacatgttttcttttcccttgaaaAATCTCAGAAGTCCTCTCTTCAGTAATTTCCTGTCACTGGTATCTACATTTCATTCCCAAACGATGTTCTGAAAAATCTAATATCCTCTGCAATTGATTGACTCGATTTTCCAGCA
This window contains:
- the LOC119818437 gene encoding olfactory receptor 1052-like encodes the protein MADRNLSVTTEFILLGLTDDPALNTVLSVLFFLLYGITVVGNLWVILIILATAQLHSPKYFFLSHLAFLDFCYSSVFLPKMLINYLLGQKTISYHGCLLQYSFVNLFLTAECFLLAAMAYDRYLAICSPLQYRGLMTPTFCIYLVSASYLLGCANSLTHLTSLLKLTFCGPNAIDHYFCDIPLLFQLSCSDTRHSEILFIVLSGATSVITFLIVISSYLGILITVLKIHSARGSYKALSTCASHLTVVTLFYGTVISTYMGTSSGFPRDIEKIISVFYTLLLPVLNLLIYSMRNREAKEAMRRMIKRKVFSQ